GTCTACCAGGTGATCGACACCGCGCCGGTGGTCACCGATCCCCCCGTGCCCGCGCCGCTGCCCGACGGTCCGCTCGGCATCGAGATCGACTCGCTCACTTTCGGTTTCGATCCCGATCGGCCGGTGCTGCGCGAACTCGACCTGACCGTGCGTCCCGGGGAGACCGTGGCGATCATCGGCCCCGCCCGTTCCGGGAAGACCACGCTGTCACTGCTGCTGCCGCGCTTCTACGCGCCGGACGCGGGCAGCATCCGGCTGTTCAGCGAATCCGCCACGCACGCTGCGGCTTCCACCGCCGCCGGGATCGATATCGCCGAGGTCAGCGCGGCCGAGCTGCGCGGTGCGATCGGCGTCGTGTTCGACGATCCGTTCCTGTTCTCCGACACCATCGCCGCCAACATCGCGCTCGGCCGCCCGGACGCCACCGACACCGAGATCCGGGCCGCCGCGAAATCCGCTGCGGCCGATGACTTCATCACCGAACTCCCGGACGGCTACGACACCGTCGTCGGCGAACGCGGCCTCACCCTGTCCGGCGGGCAACGCCAGCGCATCGCACTGGCCCGGGCGCTGCTGGCCCGCCCGCGCATCCTCGTGCTGGACGACGCGACCTCCGCGGTGGACGCGATCACCGAAGCCGCGATCTTCGACACCCTGCCCGAACAGGACGGGCGCACCACCCTGATCCTGGCGCACCGGGAATCCACCCTGACCCATGCGGATCGGGTCATCCGGTTGCCCGGACCCGCCGGGTACCAGCCGATCACGCACGAGGCGGGCGCGCGGGCCGGTGCCGGGGCGGCCGCGACGACCTTCGCCGCCGCGGCCGCGGACCTCAGCGAAACCCCGGAGCTGCGGCGCAATATCGCACTGCTGCCGCCCGCCAACGAACAGCCGGAACTCGACGAACAGCGGCTGCGGCAACCGGATCCGCGCTTCCGGCTGGCCCGGCTGCTGCGACCCGTCCGTCGGCTGATCGCCGCCACCCTCGCACTGCTGGCCCTGGACGCGTTGATCGGTGTGGGCTTCCCGCCGATCGTGCGGCACGCGATCGACGCGGGCGTCGGCAAGGCCGACACGAGCGCGCTCGGCGTCGCCGCGGTGCTCGGCGTGCTGCTCGTCGCCGCAGGGTGGACGATCGGCGCGGCCTCGACGCTGATCACCGCGCGCACCGGCGAACGCATGCTCTACGGGCTGCGCATCCGCAGCTACGCGCATCTGCAGCGCCTCGGGCTCGACTACTACGAGCGCGAGCTGTCCGGCCGCATCATGACGCGGATGACGACCGACCTGGACTCACTGTCCACGTTCCTGCAGACCGGTTTGGCCACCACCCTGGTGGGTGGGCTGACCTTCGTCGGGATCGCGGTCGCGCTGCTGGTGATCGATGTGTCGCTGGGCGCGGTGGTGCTCTTCGTCACGCTGCCGCCGCTGGTGCTGGCCACCGTGCTGTTCCGCCGGTACGCGTCCACGGCCTACACCGTGTCCCGGGAGAACGTCTCGACCGTGAACGCCGACTTCCAGGAGAACGTCGCGGGTTTGCGTGCGGTGCAGGCCAACCGGCACGAGCCCGCCGCGGCCCGCCGCTACGCCGAGTACTCCGACCGCTACCGGCACAGCCGGATGCGGGCTCAGCGTCTGATCGCGTTGTACTTCCCGTACGTCACGGCGTGGTCGGACGTCGCGCTCGCCGTGGTGATCTTCGTCGGGGCGCGCGAGGTGGCGAACGGAACCACAACGGCGGGCACCCTGATCGCCTTCGTGCTGTACCTGGAACTGCTCTTCGCGCCGGTGCTGGCGCTCTCGCAGGTGTTCGACGGCTATCAGCAGGCCCGGGTCGGCCTGCGCCGGATCGCCGACCTGCTGCGCACCCCGTCGTCGCTGACCGCCGACCCGCCGGACGCGGTGCCGATCGAGCGCCTGCGCGGCGAGGTCGCCGTCACCGACGTCGGATTCCACTACCCGGGCAGCGATATCCGCGCCCTGGACGGGGTGTCGCTGGAGATTCCGGCCGGTTCTACGCTGGCGCTCGTCGGCCCCACCGGCGCGGGCAAGTCGACCATCGTCAAATTGCTCGCCCGCCTCTACGACATCCCTGCCGACGGCACCGGCGCGATCACCGTCGACGCGGTGGACGTCCGGGACTACCGGCTCGCCGACTATCGCGGCCGCCTCGGCATCGTGCCGCAGGAAGCCCACCTCTTCAGCGGTGACGTGGCGAGCAACATCGCGTTCGGCCGGCCCGGCGCGACCGAGACCGAAATCGCCGAAGCGGCGGCCGCGGTCGGCGCCGGCGACATGATCGCCGCGCTCCCCCTCGGCATGCGCCAGCCGGTCGGCGAACGCGGCCGCGGCCTGTCCGCGGGCCAGCGGCAGCTGATCGCGCTGGCCCGCGCCGAACTGGTGCGACCGGACCTGCTGCTGCTCGACGAGGCGACCGCGACCCTGGACCCGGACACCGAGGCGGCGGTGCTGGCCGCGAGCCGATCGCTGACCCGGGGCCGGACCACGGTGCTCGTCGCGCACCGGCTGGGCACGGCCGCGCGTGCCGATCGGATTGCCGTCGTCGAGCACGGGCGGATCGCCGAAATCGGCACCCACGCCGAGCTCCTGACCGCCGCCGGACCATATTCCCGACTGTGGTCGGCGGCACGTACGAGCGAGGGAATATTCTCGGTGGACGACAAGTCGTCCTCTATGAGGTGAGGTTTGCCGGGTGGTCAGTCGCTCCGTCGGTTTGCTGCTGGGCCTATCCTCAGATAGGGCGCATCGGCGCGCATCGCTGATGCTGACCATTTCGAGCGACCTGCAAGCAGTCGCTACGGATGCCGGGCACGTCACAAACGTCGCAGCGCGAAGAACGAAATGAGGCGAACACCTGCTGTGAGCAGCTCAACTTCCCAGTTCGGACAGAACCAGTGGCTAGTCGATGAGATGTATCAAAAGTTCAAGCAAGATCCATCTTCGGTCGATGAGAGTTGGCACGAGTTCCTCGCCGATTACACGCCCGAAGCTACTGGTGATTCCGGTAACAGCCAGGCCGCTCCGGCCGCGGCCGCACCCGCGCAGGCGCCGACCCCGGCTCCGGCTCCCGCGTCGGTGAACTCGGCCCCGAAGGCCGCCGCGCCCGCACCCGCCGCCAAGCCCGCTCCCGCGGCGGCACCGGCCAAGACCACCGCCCGCGCGCCGCAGACCACCCCGGCGCCGACCTCCAACGCGGCCCCGACCTCCGGCGGCCCGAAGACCGACACCGCGGCCGACGAGGCCAAGGTGCTGCGCGGCGCCGCGGCGGCAGTGGCCAAGAACATGGCCGCCTCGCTCAGCATCCCCACCGCGACCAGCGTGCGCGCCATCCCGGCGAAGCTGATGATCGACAACCGTCTGGTCATCAACAACCACCTGGCCCGCACCCGCGGCGGCAAGATCTCGTTCACCCACCTGCTCGGCTACGCGATCGTCCAGGCGGTCAAGTCGTTCCCGAACATGAACCGGCACTTCGCCGAGATCGACGGCAAGCCGAACGCGGTCACCCCCGCGCACACCAACCTCGGCCTCGCCATCGATCTGCCCGGCAAGGACGGCAGCCGTTCGCTGGTCGTCGCGGCCATCAAGGGCACCGAGGCGATGAGCTTCGGCCAGTTCCACACCGCCTACGAGGACATCGTGCGCCGCGCGCGCGACGCCAAGCTGACCGCCGACGACTTCAGCGGCGTCACCATCTCGCTCACCAACCCCGGCACCATCGGCACCGTGCACTCGGTGCCCCGCCTCATGCCGGGCCAGGGCGCCATCATCGGCGCGGGCGCGATGGAGTACCCGGCCGAGTTCCAGGGCATGAGCGACGAGCGGATCGCCGATATCGGCGTCGGCAAGCTGATGACCCTCACCTCGACCTACGACCACCGCATCATCCAGGGCGCGGAGTCCGGCGACTTCCTGCGCACCATCCACCAGCTGCTGATCTCCGACGAGTTCTACGACGAGATCTTCCACGGCCTCGGCGTGCCGTACGAGCCGGTGCGCTGGCGCAAGGACATCCGGGAACGCGGCGTCGACAAGAGCACCCGCGTGCTCGAGATGATCGCCGCCTACCGCAACCGCGGCCACCTGATGGCCGACACCGACCCGCTGCGCCTGGTCAAGGACAAGTTCCGCAGCCACCCCGACCTCGACGTCACCCAGCACGGGCTGACCCTGTGGGACCTGGACCGCACCTTCAACGTCGGCGGCTTCCACGGCCAGGAGCAGATGAAGCTGCGCGAGGTCCTCTCGGTGCTGCGCGACGCCTACTGCCGCCACGTCGGTGTGGAGTACACCCACATCCTGGAGACCGAGCAGCTGCAGTGGATCCAGGAGCGGGTCGAGCAGAAGCACGTCAAACCGACTGTCGCCCAGCAGAAGTACATCCTGAACCGGCTGAACGCGGCGGAGGCCTTCGAGACCTTCCTGCAGACCAAGTACGTCGGCCAGAAGCGCTTCTCGCTGGAAGGCGCCGAAGCCGTCATCCCGATGATGGACGCCACCATCGACCAGTGCGCCGAGCACGGGCTCGACGAGGTCGTCATCGGCATGCCGCACCGCGGCCGCCTCAACGTGCTCGCCAACATCGTCGGCAAGCCGTACTCGAAGATCTTCACCGAGTTCGAGGGCAATATGAACCCGGCCGGCGCGCACGGCTCCGGCGACGTGAAGTACCACCTCGGCGCGCACGGCACCTACCTGCAGATGTTCGGCGACAACGAGATCGAGGTCTCGCTCACCGCCAACCCGTCGCACCTGGAAGCGGTCGACCCGGTGCTCGAGGGTCTGGTCCGGGCCAAGCAGGACCTGCTCGACAAGGGCGACGGCGCGGAGGGCTACTCCGTGATGCCGCTGATGCTGCACGGTGACGCCGCGTTCGCGGGTCAGGGTGTGGTGGCCGAGACGCTGAACCTGTCCGGGCTGCGCGGCTACCGCGTCGGCGGCACCATCCACATCGTGGTGAACAACCAGATCGGCTTCACCACCGCGCCGGAGAACAGCCGCTCCACCGAATACTCCACCGATATCGCGAAGTTCATCGGCGCGCCGATCTTCCACGTGAACGGTGACGACCCGGAAGCCTGTGACTGGGTGGCCCGCCTCGCGGTCGACTTCCGGCAGAAGTTCCGCAAGGACGTCGTCATCGACATGGTCTGCTACCGGCGTCGCGGTCACAACGAGGGCGACGACCCGTCGATGACCCAGCCGTCCATGTACGACGTCATCGACACCAAGCGCTCGGTGCGCAAGGCCTACACCGAGAGCCTGATCGGCCGTGGCGACATCTCGCTGAAAGAGGCCGAGGACGCGCTGCGCGACTACCAGGGTCAGCTGGAGCGGGTGTTCAACGAGGTCCGCGAGCTGGAGAAGTACACCCCGGAGCCGAGCGAGTCCGTCGAAGACGACCAGAAGGTCCCGACCACCGTGCAGACGGCCGTCGACAAGACCATCCTGCAGCGCATCGGCGACGCGTTCCTCAACGTGCCCGAAGGCTTCAACGTGCACCCGCGGGTCAAGCCGGTGCTGGAGAAGCGCCGCGAAATGGCCTACGAGGGCAAGGTCGACTGGGCCTTCGCCGAGCTGATGGCGTTCGGCACGCTGATCGACGAGGGCCGTGCGGTACGCCTCACCGGTCAGGACTCCCGGCGCGGCACGTTCACCCAGCGGCACGCGGTGATCATCGACCGCAAGACCGCCGGGGAGTACACGCCGCTGCACAACATCGGCAGCAAGGACCCGGGCTGGTTCGCGGTGCACGACTCGGCGCTGAGCGAATACGCCGCGGTCGGCTTCGAATACGGCTACTCGCTGGGCAACCCGAACGCACTCGTGCTGTGGGAGGCGCAGTTCGGTGACTTCGTCAACGGCGCGCAGTCGATCATCGACGAGTTCATCTCCTCCGGTGAAGCCAAGTGGGGCCAGCTCTCCGACGTCGTGCTGCTGCTGCCGCACGGCCACGAGGGCCAGGGGCCGGACCACACCTCCGGCCGGATCGAGCGGTTCCTGCAGCTGTGCGCCGAAGGGTCGATGACGGTTGCCGTGCCGTCGACCCCGGCGAACTACTTCCACCTGCTGCGCCGCCACGCACTGGACGGCATCCGCCGTCCGATGATCGTCTTCACCCCGAAGTCGATGCTGCGCAACAAGGCCGTCGTGTCGGATCTGAAGGACTTCACCGAGAGCAAGTTCCGCTCCGTGTTCGACGAGCCCGCCTACGAGCAAGGCATCGGCGACCGCAGCAAGGTGAAGCGGATCCTGATGACCAGCGGCAAGCTGTACTACGAGCTGGCCGCCGAGAAGGCGAAGCAGAAGCGCGAAGACGTCGCGATCGTGCGGATCGAGCAGCTCTACCCGCTGCCCACCTACCGCCTCAACGAGTCGCTGGAGCGCTACACCAACGCCACCGACATCGTGTGGGTCCAGGAGGAACCGGCCAACCAGGGCGCCTGGCCCTTCTTCGGCCTGAACCTGCCGGAGGTCCTGCCCGAGCGGCTCGGCAAGCTGCGCCGCATCTCCCGTCGTGCCATGTCGGCCCCGTCCTCGGGTTCGAGCAAGGTGCACGCCGTCGAGCAGGCGGAGATCATCGCCGAGGCCTTCGAGCCGACCAGCTAGTTTTCGCTGACCCGACACCGGGCCGGATCGCTTCCACACCGAAGCGACCCGGCCCGGCGTCTTTCTCATCGACACTGCTCAGGACCGTACGTAGACTCGCCGCATGAGCGACGGGGGTACGCCAGGCCAGCAGGTATCGGTGGTGCCCGACCGAGTCCACGAGGTCGGCGCCTACGTCTACGAACTGGCCGAAGCGCTGCGCTCAGCCCTGGACGCCGCGGCCAAGGACGTCGACGCGCTGACCGGCAGCGGCTGGACCGGTGACGCGGCCACCGAATTCGCCACCGGCTGGACCGATGTCCGCGACGGCGGCGTGCAGATCATGTCCGCGCTGACCGGCATGGCGGAGAAACTCGGCGTCACCGCCGACACCTATCGGCAGCGCGACGACAGCAACGCGGCCGCACTGCACACCTCCAGCCTGGATCTGCCATGAGCTCCGAATTCTCGGTGGACCTCGAGCACCTGGACCAGATCGTGTCCCGCCTCTCCGGACTAGCCGGCTTCGTCGCCGACCACCTCGACGAAATCGACGATCGCGTAGCCACTTTGCACGGCACCGGCTGGGAAAGTGTTGCGGCCCAGGCCTACACCGACGCCCACCGCCAATGGGCCACGGGCGCCCGCGAATTCGTCGAAGGTGTACGCGAAATGAGCGACGCGGCCAAACAGGCCCACGCCCGCTACACCCGCGCCATCGAACTCAACAGCAAGATGCTCGGCGGAGCCTGAGCCATGCGCATCGACTGGCAGGTCTACTACGACGCCGCCAAGCGGTGCCACGACCTCGCCACCGAGCTACGCCGCGCCGACAAACCGGTGCACGACGCGGTCAAAGGTGAATGCGCCGGGATGGCCGGTGATGCGCCCGGTTGCAAAGAGTGGGGCGAGAAGTACGACAGCACCGCACGCGACACGATGCAGTCGTGCACGAACCTCGCCGACGCCCTCACCAACTTCGGCTACGTGCTCTACGCCGCCGGTTACAACTACGGCATCAGCAACAAGAGCAACCCGGCGCCCGAACGGCCGGACGTTCGCGAGATGACCGGATACCAGGTGACCATCCCGACTTCGGTGCGCAACAACGGAATCGGCATCGAACATCACGGCGGCGTCCAGGAACTCTTCGACGCGCTGATCGCGAAAATCCTGTCGACGTTCGGGAAACTGCCCAACGGCGATATCGCGAAACTCGAGAAGGCCTCATCCACCTGGACGACCTTCGCCAACCACGAGACTGTCACCGGCGCCGCCGCACGCATCACCACCATCATCGGCCTGTTCGACACAATCGAAGACAAAACCAACCTGCCCCCGCTGCTCGCCCACCTCGAAACTTTGCGCGGCGGCGCAAATCAGGTCGCAGCCGCCGCCCTGAACCTCGCGACCCCCGTCTCCGACTATCACGCCGGAACCGTCGAGGTCCGCGGCAACATCGAATCCTCGATCACCCAGGCCGAATGGGCCATCGGCCTCACCGTCGTCGCCGCCGCGGCCGCCGCCTGGTTCACCTTCGGCGGCAGCGCCGCCGCCGGCGCCGGCGGTGTCGGCGCCATAGTCACCAACACCATCAACACCATCCGCACCGTCTACCAGGGCAGCAATCTCCTCAAAGCCGTAGGCCTTGCCACCGCCGCCGCCGGCGCCATCGGCGTAATCAAATCCTTCGACAAAGTCCCCGACCTGACCCCCACCCTCACCTCCCTCGCCAGCATCATCGCCATGCGGGTGCTGATCGATGATGATGGAGACGCCCCAAACGGCACCACCGACCAATCAAGCCGACCGACCAAGACAGACAAGATCAAAGAGCATCTGACGGACCGAGATCTCGATGCGGCCAGGCGTGAACTGAACGGCGAAGTGGTAGCCAGAAAGCCGGATGGGACGCCATGGGATCACGTCCGCGAGGTCCGGGACGCCCAGAACGGACTGGTCAACAGAATTGGCCAGATACAACGAAAACTCGGCGACTCGCGGACAAGTGGCACGGAACGACAAGAGCTTGAACGCGAGCTTTCGGAAGCCAGCAGACTCCTGGACTATAGTGAGCAATTCGTTCCGAGAAGCTGAAATCAGCATAGGCACGACTGTTAGGGAAAATGCAATCATGGACGATAGCGGCAGCTTTTCGATCGAGCAGCTCGAGGGTGTTGTCTGGCCACAACCTCCCGAGGACGCCACGCGCCTGATGCGGTCGGTGTACGAGCTTCGCCGCAGACCGATTCGTGAATTGACCTCCGAGGACTTGCGAGTTCTGCTGGGGCAGAGTGAAGGCGTCGCCGCTGTACTGCCCCGCGCACTGCGGCTCCTCGGCGAAAATCCCTTGGCAGAGGGAGACTACTATCCCGGAGACCTACTCGTGGCCACTCTCGGCGTTCCTGCCCCATTCTGGCGCGATAGCCCCGACCATATCGCTCAGATACACCAGGTGATCCAAAAGGTCGAAGCGATGGGCAATCTCAGCGATCTCTACGCCCCTCATAACGATATCTGGGAAGCAATCGAAAAGTTTCGTACCGGCGCAGGCGATAGCGTGTAGAGCATCAGCAGTGGCTGGCTGTCGCAAGGGCGCGGCGGCGGCGGTCGCCCTTCGAGCGGAAATCGCTGCGGGGCGACCGACGGAAGAGCCGACCCGCATCGGGATCGAGGAAAGACTCAGCGAACTGGTCGAATTCATGAAACTGCACCTTGACACGGCTTGGTAGGGCGAGCAGAGAGATGCCGGAGGGACACTGACGTGGTGAGGGTCGTCGACTACAGGGAGCGGTTGTTCACCAATTTTCGCGAATTCGAGTTCGGGGCCGGCGGCAGTCATTGCTTCCAATGGATTGATTCGAAAGAGTTCGCGTTGGCGGCAGCGGAAGCGGACGACCGGGAAGTCTTGTCCGACCTCATCGCGAGCGTCGAGTATCGGGACGACTATGTCGGTGGCGGGATCGATCCGAGTGGCATCCGCCACGGACCGTACTGGCTCGATCGGATCTCGAGCGAGGCATACGCGGCGATCGATGAATCCGCGGTCATCGAGTTGCTGGAGCGGTGGTTGCACGGCTGCGGGTCCATTCCGGATCAGCTTCGAGAGGAGATTCAGCGTGAGGTTGTTGGACCGGTGCGTACTGCAACGAGTCGGTACGTGCTCGAGGATCTCGGGGTGTCGGCGATCAACGACTACGGCGATCTGCATCGTGAGTTCCACGAGATCGTGCTGATCGATCGGCGCGGCCGACGGGTTCTGCTTGTCGTGATGACCGATGACTGAGGGTTATCGGGGGAGGTGGGTGGTGGAGCCCAGGGTGCGGATTTGGCGGTTGTGGAAGTAGGGGTCTTCGTGGAGTTCGGTGATGCTGCCGGGGGTGGCTTGGAAGCGGGCGTAGGCGAGGGCGTCGAGGGGGAGGTTTGCCCAGGCGGCGAGGATGAAAGTTATTGCGCCGCCGTGGGTGACGATGATTTGGTACGCGGAGTCGTGGTGCAGGATCGAATTCGTGGCCGCGTAGACGCGTGCGCCGAAGGTGTGCATGGTTTCGGCGCCGGGGATGCCTTCGTCGTGATGCAGACGGTCGCTGGTGGCGGGTGGGGGGATGAAGCGTTCGCGGAGCCAGGATTGGGGTTTACCTTCGGCTTCGCCGTACGACTTCTCGCGCAACCGGCGGTCGAGCACCGATGGCACGCCGAAGGTTTCGCTGATCGCCGCAGCGACCTGGGTGCAGCGCCGCAGGTCGGAGGAGAACAGGTCCGGGGCAACGTCTTCGGGGATCTGCTCGCGTAGTGTCCGCGCGATCGACTGTGCCGCTTGGATTCCCGCTTCGGTGAGCGGGGCGTCGAACCAGCCGCCGACCACGCCGTCGAGGTGATGCTGGGACTCGGGGTGCTGCACAACGTAGACGGT
This genomic stretch from Nocardia brasiliensis ATCC 700358 harbors:
- a CDS encoding multifunctional oxoglutarate decarboxylase/oxoglutarate dehydrogenase thiamine pyrophosphate-binding subunit/dihydrolipoyllysine-residue succinyltransferase subunit, with product MYQKFKQDPSSVDESWHEFLADYTPEATGDSGNSQAAPAAAAPAQAPTPAPAPASVNSAPKAAAPAPAAKPAPAAAPAKTTARAPQTTPAPTSNAAPTSGGPKTDTAADEAKVLRGAAAAVAKNMAASLSIPTATSVRAIPAKLMIDNRLVINNHLARTRGGKISFTHLLGYAIVQAVKSFPNMNRHFAEIDGKPNAVTPAHTNLGLAIDLPGKDGSRSLVVAAIKGTEAMSFGQFHTAYEDIVRRARDAKLTADDFSGVTISLTNPGTIGTVHSVPRLMPGQGAIIGAGAMEYPAEFQGMSDERIADIGVGKLMTLTSTYDHRIIQGAESGDFLRTIHQLLISDEFYDEIFHGLGVPYEPVRWRKDIRERGVDKSTRVLEMIAAYRNRGHLMADTDPLRLVKDKFRSHPDLDVTQHGLTLWDLDRTFNVGGFHGQEQMKLREVLSVLRDAYCRHVGVEYTHILETEQLQWIQERVEQKHVKPTVAQQKYILNRLNAAEAFETFLQTKYVGQKRFSLEGAEAVIPMMDATIDQCAEHGLDEVVIGMPHRGRLNVLANIVGKPYSKIFTEFEGNMNPAGAHGSGDVKYHLGAHGTYLQMFGDNEIEVSLTANPSHLEAVDPVLEGLVRAKQDLLDKGDGAEGYSVMPLMLHGDAAFAGQGVVAETLNLSGLRGYRVGGTIHIVVNNQIGFTTAPENSRSTEYSTDIAKFIGAPIFHVNGDDPEACDWVARLAVDFRQKFRKDVVIDMVCYRRRGHNEGDDPSMTQPSMYDVIDTKRSVRKAYTESLIGRGDISLKEAEDALRDYQGQLERVFNEVRELEKYTPEPSESVEDDQKVPTTVQTAVDKTILQRIGDAFLNVPEGFNVHPRVKPVLEKRREMAYEGKVDWAFAELMAFGTLIDEGRAVRLTGQDSRRGTFTQRHAVIIDRKTAGEYTPLHNIGSKDPGWFAVHDSALSEYAAVGFEYGYSLGNPNALVLWEAQFGDFVNGAQSIIDEFISSGEAKWGQLSDVVLLLPHGHEGQGPDHTSGRIERFLQLCAEGSMTVAVPSTPANYFHLLRRHALDGIRRPMIVFTPKSMLRNKAVVSDLKDFTESKFRSVFDEPAYEQGIGDRSKVKRILMTSGKLYYELAAEKAKQKREDVAIVRIEQLYPLPTYRLNESLERYTNATDIVWVQEEPANQGAWPFFGLNLPEVLPERLGKLRRISRRAMSAPSSGSSKVHAVEQAEIIAEAFEPTS
- a CDS encoding ABC transporter ATP-binding protein, whose protein sequence is MGGVVEAKQPTGSAERAPGGPGWIRRLWAESRTHPGTLAGLAVTMLGGAAVEITAPLLTKRAVDAAGHGATSVIGVVALLLLLVAAARFAAGFGRRLLAGKLSLDVQHSLRVDLLASLQRLDGTGQDAIRTGQVVSRSITDLQLVQGLLAMAPLSGMAVLQFLLAAVVMVWLSPPLAVVALLVVPAIGLVAYRVRPRLYAATWSAQQRAADVAQHVEETVTGVRVVKGFGQEARMVDVLERHSRTLYAERMRAARIDSRFAPTVAAIPQLGMVGVIVLGGFLALHGSIGIGTFVAFAAYVATMTATARIMSGALVLAQLTRAAAERVYQVIDTAPVVTDPPVPAPLPDGPLGIEIDSLTFGFDPDRPVLRELDLTVRPGETVAIIGPARSGKTTLSLLLPRFYAPDAGSIRLFSESATHAAASTAAGIDIAEVSAAELRGAIGVVFDDPFLFSDTIAANIALGRPDATDTEIRAAAKSAAADDFITELPDGYDTVVGERGLTLSGGQRQRIALARALLARPRILVLDDATSAVDAITEAAIFDTLPEQDGRTTLILAHRESTLTHADRVIRLPGPAGYQPITHEAGARAGAGAAATTFAAAAADLSETPELRRNIALLPPANEQPELDEQRLRQPDPRFRLARLLRPVRRLIAATLALLALDALIGVGFPPIVRHAIDAGVGKADTSALGVAAVLGVLLVAAGWTIGAASTLITARTGERMLYGLRIRSYAHLQRLGLDYYERELSGRIMTRMTTDLDSLSTFLQTGLATTLVGGLTFVGIAVALLVIDVSLGAVVLFVTLPPLVLATVLFRRYASTAYTVSRENVSTVNADFQENVAGLRAVQANRHEPAAARRYAEYSDRYRHSRMRAQRLIALYFPYVTAWSDVALAVVIFVGAREVANGTTTAGTLIAFVLYLELLFAPVLALSQVFDGYQQARVGLRRIADLLRTPSSLTADPPDAVPIERLRGEVAVTDVGFHYPGSDIRALDGVSLEIPAGSTLALVGPTGAGKSTIVKLLARLYDIPADGTGAITVDAVDVRDYRLADYRGRLGIVPQEAHLFSGDVASNIAFGRPGATETEIAEAAAAVGAGDMIAALPLGMRQPVGERGRGLSAGQRQLIALARAELVRPDLLLLDEATATLDPDTEAAVLAASRSLTRGRTTVLVAHRLGTAARADRIAVVEHGRIAEIGTHAELLTAAGPYSRLWSAARTSEGIFSVDDKSSSMR
- a CDS encoding histidine phosphatase family protein, whose amino-acid sequence is MRTVYVVQHPESQHHLDGVVGGWFDAPLTEAGIQAAQSIARTLREQIPEDVAPDLFSSDLRRCTQVAAAISETFGVPSVLDRRLREKSYGEAEGKPQSWLRERFIPPPATSDRLHHDEGIPGAETMHTFGARVYAATNSILHHDSAYQIIVTHGGAITFILAAWANLPLDALAYARFQATPGSITELHEDPYFHNRQIRTLGSTTHLPR
- a CDS encoding WXG100 family type VII secretion target; the protein is MSDGGTPGQQVSVVPDRVHEVGAYVYELAEALRSALDAAAKDVDALTGSGWTGDAATEFATGWTDVRDGGVQIMSALTGMAEKLGVTADTYRQRDDSNAAALHTSSLDLP
- a CDS encoding polymorphic toxin type 28 domain-containing protein → MRIDWQVYYDAAKRCHDLATELRRADKPVHDAVKGECAGMAGDAPGCKEWGEKYDSTARDTMQSCTNLADALTNFGYVLYAAGYNYGISNKSNPAPERPDVREMTGYQVTIPTSVRNNGIGIEHHGGVQELFDALIAKILSTFGKLPNGDIAKLEKASSTWTTFANHETVTGAAARITTIIGLFDTIEDKTNLPPLLAHLETLRGGANQVAAAALNLATPVSDYHAGTVEVRGNIESSITQAEWAIGLTVVAAAAAAWFTFGGSAAAGAGGVGAIVTNTINTIRTVYQGSNLLKAVGLATAAAGAIGVIKSFDKVPDLTPTLTSLASIIAMRVLIDDDGDAPNGTTDQSSRPTKTDKIKEHLTDRDLDAARRELNGEVVARKPDGTPWDHVREVRDAQNGLVNRIGQIQRKLGDSRTSGTERQELERELSEASRLLDYSEQFVPRS
- a CDS encoding contact-dependent growth inhibition system immunity protein: MDDSGSFSIEQLEGVVWPQPPEDATRLMRSVYELRRRPIRELTSEDLRVLLGQSEGVAAVLPRALRLLGENPLAEGDYYPGDLLVATLGVPAPFWRDSPDHIAQIHQVIQKVEAMGNLSDLYAPHNDIWEAIEKFRTGAGDSV
- a CDS encoding WXG100 family type VII secretion target, with translation MSSEFSVDLEHLDQIVSRLSGLAGFVADHLDEIDDRVATLHGTGWESVAAQAYTDAHRQWATGAREFVEGVREMSDAAKQAHARYTRAIELNSKMLGGA